Proteins from a genomic interval of Diprion similis isolate iyDipSimi1 chromosome 10, iyDipSimi1.1, whole genome shotgun sequence:
- the LOC124411661 gene encoding ATP-binding cassette subfamily C member 4-like — protein sequence MDTKKRQSLPSPEESSNFLKRLFFGWAYPIFLKGAKRDLQVTDLYDPLKSDESEGLGNRLEREWQKELAKAKDSPMVGEGSKRKPKKKPSLTLALIRMFWIKFMLQGLLFFVQLMAVRILQPVVQGWVIGYFDQEKNALTQNEALIYAAELILLTLASIFLLHHSGLRTQEMGMCVRISCCSMIYRKILRLDLASVSNTAAGQVANLISNDVARFDNLFMYLHYVWIMPLQVTLIGYVMWQSVGMASLVGIGAMILQTIPIQGYFSNLSAKLRSKIAVKTDERVQLMSELISGVEVIKMYSWEKPFDIIVAKVRGLEIKLISITSYLKGIFASIMVFSERVTLYLTLITFALMGNPLTAEITFPLATLFNLLQMTCAIAFPQAIIQAGEAIVSLRRIADFLLLDEVQRPESSEFVANDRDQPVEKHTTSQLLESGKETELESLLLEKEKSAAQITSGSTNGVKKPDKRLEHGISIELVNVAANWVSAQLPPTLCELSMEVKSKSLTVLVGSVGSGKSSVLHLLLGELPVGAGRLSYFTGENNDKTRINSQDIRISYTSQDPWLFPASVRANILFGQPYNRKRYQEVTRVCALVKDFEQLPQGDMSFVGERGASLSGGQRARVNLARAVYRDADLYLLDDPLSAVDAHVGRHLFEECIQGYLKGKTRILVTHQLQFLRQADSVIVLNRGSVMHQGTYEELEQSAHAILASQKSEESETVEEEKEEVSHVEKPDFRKKRLTSVSSERPSERSVSFEDLQDVEDEEVATGTMSTKVYTGYFLSGGNVCSLILLTLTIISGQLSANLSDFWVTYWTNQNTKRAAIKANETAFNITSSKNETSNNFHQMFWDPDTAWFDQYGLLHSNVAIQIYTILIAAAIFFLSLRSLLFMKICMTASRTIHDSMFSNLLRATMRFFNTNPTGRILNRFSKDVGAMDELLPRAMLEALQVFTVMLGILAMIGIVNPWTIIPMLFVAVLFYWIRVYYLKTAQDIKRLEGITKSPVFSHVSSTLDGLTTIRSSGVLVQNMLRQEFDHHQDAHTGAWYLTIGTATAFGFTLDLVSCLFTAFVCFSFILINDFPGGSVGLAISQCLILTGMVQYGVRLSAEVVSQMTSVERVLQYTNLPKEGPFTTSNPPPDTWPSQGALVMKNVSMKYADDKPPVLKDLNLKINPGWKVGIVGRTGAGKSSLISALFRLTGDGLEGEIVLDGIDTKSIGLQELRPRISIIPQEPILFSASLRYNLDPFDQYSDAKLWDSLREVELGDSMPSLDFRVAEGGANFSVGQRQLICLARAILRNNRLLVLDEATANIDRSTDDLIQNTIRRRFADCTVLTIAHRLNTIMDSDRVLVMEAGRVMEFDHPHLLLRNPNGHFSQMLQQTGKAMADKLALIAERTYQQSGEVKAISNDGVTSASE from the exons atgGACACGAAAAAAAGACAGAGCCTACCAAGTCCTGAggaatcttcaaattttctaaaacgGCTCTTTTTCGG atgGGCGTATCCAATTTTCCTGAAGGGGGCGAAACGTGATTTGCAAGTAACAGATTTGTATGACCCGTTGAAATCTGATGAATCCGAGGGTCTCGGTAACCGTCTCGAAAG AGAATGGCAGAAGGAGTTGGCGAAGGCGAAAGATTCGCCGATGGTGGGAGAGGGCAGCAAAAGGAAGCCGAAGAAGAAACCGAGCCTGACTTTGGCGCTGATAAGGATGTTCTGGATCAAGTTCATGCTGCAAGGACTGCTCTTCTTTGTGCAGCTAATGGCGGTGCGAATACTGCAGCCAGTGGTCCAGGGTTGGGTCATCGGCTACTTTGACCAGGAAAAAAATGCGTTGACGCAAAACGAGGCCCTCATCTACGCCGCAGAACTGATCCTCCTCACACTCGCGTCGATATTCCTGCTTCACCACTCAGGCCTGCGGACTCAGGAGATGGGAATGTGCGTGAGGATCTCTTGTTGTTCGATGATATACAGAAAG ATTCTTCGCCTCGATTTGGCATCGGTGAGCAACACAGCGGCGGGTCAAGTGGCGAATTTGATAAGCAACGACGTGGCCCGATTTGATAACCTTTTTATGTATCTTCATTACGTTTGGATAATGCCGTTACAG GTGACTCTGATAGGGTACGTGATGTGGCAATCTGTCGGTATGGCTTCGTTGGTGGGAATTGGGGCTATGATCCTGCAGACCATACCCATTCAGGGTTACTTCAGTAATCTTAGCGCCAAGCTGCGATCCAAAATCGCAGTGAAGACGGACGAAAGAGTACAGCTGATGAGTGAGCTGATATCTGGGGTTGAG GTAATCAAGATGTACTCGTGGGAGAAGCCGTTCGACATTATAGTGGCGAAGGTTCGAGGGCTGGAGATAAAACTGATCTCAATTACGTCGTATCTTAAAGGGATATTCGCGAGTATTATGGTCTTCTCGGAACGAGTCACGCTTTATTTGACCTTAATCACTTTCGCGCTGATGGGTAACCCTTTGACCGCGGAAATAACCTTTCCACTGGCAACTCTGTTCAACTTGCTCCAAATGACGTGTGCAATTGCATTTCCGCAGGCAATCATTCAGGCTGGAGAGGCGATAGTTTCTTTAAGAAGAATAGCG GACTTTTTGCTGCTGGACGAAGTGCAAAGACCGGAGAGTTCTGAATTTGTAGCAAACGATCGGGACCAGCCAGTAGAGAAGCACACGACAAGCCAACTGCTCGAAAGTGGAAAGGAAACTGAATTG gAGTCCTTGttgttggaaaaagaaaaatctgcaGCACAAATCACATCCGGATCAACAAACGGAGTGAAGAAACCAGACAAACGACTTGAACATGGAATCAGCATCGAATTGGTGAACGTCGCTGCGAACTGGGTGAGCGCACAGCTGCCGCCAACTTTATGCGAGCTTTCAATGGAAGTGAAGAGCAAATCTTTAACTGTGCTCGTGGGATCCGTCGGCTCGGGAAAGTCGTCCGTACTGCACCTGTTGCTAGGCGAGTTGCCGGTCGGTGCTGGAAGACTATCCTATTTCACCGGTGAAAACAATGACAAAACCAGAATCAACAGTCAGGACATTCGCATCTCGTATACCAGCCAAGATCCTTGGCTGTTTCCAGCTTCTGTACGCGCCAATATTCTCTTCGGCCAACCCTACAACAGAAAGCGATACCAAGAG gtGACGAGAGTTTGCGCGCTGGTCAAGGACTTCGAACAGCTTCCTCAGGGTGACATGAGCTTCGTCGGAGAGAGAGGAGCTTCTTTATCTGGAGGTCAGAGAGCTCGCGTCAATCTAGCCAGAGCCGTTTACAGAGACGCCGATCTCTACCTGCTAGACGATCCTCTGAGTGCAGTTGACGCTCATGTCGGTCGTCACTTGTTCGAAGAGTGCATCCAAGGGTACCTGAAGGGCAAGACACGGATCCTCGTCACTCATCAGTTGCAATTTCTCCGTCAAGCTGACAGTGTGATAGTTCTCAACCGC GGCAGCGTGATGCATCAAGGGACTTATGAAGAGCTGGAGCAATCCGCTCACGCCATTCTAGCCTCTCAAAAATCGGAGGAATCCGAAACggttgaagaagaaaaggaggagGTTAGCCACGTGGAGAAACCGGACTTCAGG AAAAAACGGCTAACTTCGGTTAGCAGTGAAAGGCCATCAGAGAGATCGGTGAGCTTCGAAGATTTGCAGGATGTTGAAGATGAGGAGGTCGCTACGGGAACTATGTCTACTAAAGTTTACACCGGCTACTTTTTATCCGGTGGTAACGTCTGCTCGTTGATCCTTCTTACGTTGACTATTATCAGTGGTCAGTTATCAGCAAATCTGAGTGATTTCTGGGTGACTTACTGGACCaatcaaaatacaaaaagagctgcaataaaagCTAATGAAACCGCTTTCAATATTACGAGCAGCAAAAATGAAACTTCgaacaattttcatcaaatgttCTGGGATCCCGATACCGCATGGTTTGACCAGTATGGACTGCTGCATTCTAACGTTGCcattcaaatttatacaatcTTGATCGCAGCTGCTATTTTCTTCCTCTCGCTGCGCAGCTTGCTTTTCATGAAGATTTGTATGACCGCCAGTCGCACTATACACGACTCCATGTTTTCAAACCTTTTGCGAGCTACCATGAGATTTTTTAACACCAATCCAACTG GAAGGATTCTGAACCGATTTTCGAAGGATGTGGGTGCAATGGATGAACTGCTACCGAGGGCGATGCTTGAAGCACTTCAGGTTTTCACAGTAATGTTAGGAATTCTTGCTATGATCGGCATTGTCAATCCATGGACGATAATCCCGATGTTGTTTGTGGCTGTGCTTTTCTATTGGATTAGAGTCTATTACTTAAAGACAGCCCAGGATATCAAGCGACTTGAAGGAATTA CCAAAAGTCCTGTATTCTCCCATGTGAGCTCTACTCTCGATGGATTGACGACGATACGAAGCAGTGGTGTCCTTGTGCAAAATATGCTGAGGCAAGAGTTTGACCATCACCAAGATGCGCACACTGGTGCCTGGTATCTTACCATTGGGACGGCAACTGCCTTTGGGTTCACACTTGATCTCGTGTCGTGTCTTTTTACCGCTTTTGTTTGCTTCTCGTTCATTCTTATAAATG ATTTCCCCGGTGGATCTGTCGGTCTGGCCATTTCACAGTGCTTGATATTGACTGGAATGGTTCAATATGGAGTGAGACTTAGTGCTGAGGTTGTTTCACAGATGACCTCAGTAGAGAGAGTTCTTCAGTATACTAACCTACCCAAGGAGGGACCTTTCACAACTAGCAATCCTCCTCCCGATACTTGGCCTTCTCAAGGTGCTTTAGtcatgaaaaatgtttctatGAAATATGCCGATGACAAACCGCCAGTGCTCAAG GACTTAAACCTGAAGATAAACCCTGGATGGAAGGTTGGCATAGTAGGAAGGACTGGTGCAGGAAAATCCTCTCTGATCTCAGCGCTCTTTCGTTTAACTGGAGATGGATTAGAAGGTGAAATTGTTCTGGACGGCATAGACACAAAGTCGATAGGGTTACAAGAGCTGCGACCCCGAATCTCGATCATTCCTCAGGAGCCAATATTATTCTCGGCCAGTCTCCGCTACAACTTGGACCCCTTCGACCAGTACTCAGACGCTAAGCTGTGGGATAGTTTACGAGAAGTAGAACTTGGAGACTCGATGCCTTCTCTTGACTTCAGAGTCGCTGAAGGTGGAGCAAATTTCAGCGTTGGACAACGCCAATTGATCTGTTTGGCCAGAGCCATCCTGAGGAACAACCGATTGCTCGTCCTTGATGAAGCCACCGCCAATATTGATCGAAG CACCGATGATTTGATTCAAAACACCATAAGAAGGAGATTCGCTGATTGCACGGTGCTGACGATAGCTCATCGTTTGAACACGATAATGGACAGTGACCGAGTTTTGGTCATGGAAGCAGGCCGTGTCATG GAGTTCGACCATCCGCATTTGCTGTTGAGAAATCCAAATGGTCACTTTTCGCAAATGCTTCAACAAACAGGGAAAGCAATGGCAGATAAACTTGCTCTGATTGCTGAACGTACCTATCAACAAAGCGGTGAAGTCAAGGCGATATCTAACGACGGTGTCACAAGTGCAAGCGAATAA